The sequence TCTTAAGGGAGTCACATCCAGATGTGATAAATGCCCTGTGTTTGAGACACCCCTATAGTCAGAGTCCCCATCTCTCTAAGAGGCCAGATTCCCCCAAATCCTTTCCCACAAGGCAGCACAGAGATCCAAGAGCTTTAGAAACCAGGcaagttttaaatatatgttggCACAATATTAACATTAAATACACATCATAAATAAGccttataaatatgaaaaatgataaaaactgataaaaatcgATAAATTAGTCATATCCTTCCAAAGAATTGGCCCAGCAGCTTTTGGGCCCCCCTTTCAGAGAACCAGGCTTTCTGCGTGAGAAAATTTCATGATGCACCACCAGGGGGAGCAGCCAGCAGCTGGGACCCAAGACCCCAGGCTTCCAGGCAGTAGTAGTAGGTCTATAGAGAACTCAAGTCTTCAGGCCATGTCCATTTGCACTGCATTTGATACCCTCTTTATGTCATAGAATCCCAGCTACTGGCAAGCCTAGAAGGCTTTGCACTGACCCCCTTGAATcacaaagagaaaactgaggtccagagaggtaaAGTGGCCTGCCTAAAACCACACAGCAAGTTAGGGGTTGAGCTGGGACCTGAGCCCTGTTCTTAGACACCCCAGATCAGTGCTCCTCCTAGGACACTCTGCCCCTGTTACAGCTGCCTAAAGTGAGGTCACCCAGATGTCCAGGTGTCTGGCCTGAGACCGGCAATGAGGCGTAAGAGGCCAGCTCAGGCCCTGACCTCCCCCTCAGAACCATGCCACCATGGAAAGGAGGAAGTCTGGGGGCAACAGCTCTGCAAGTCATGAGAGGGAAGGGCCGTCAGGCctctggggagcagggcagggggggCAGTCAGTCTGGCCATGAGTCAGCCTGTGTCATCAGACCCCTGAATCAATGGAAATTTGGCCCCGCGTGGCCTGACCTGGCCACCCCACCAAGACTGGGGAACTCAGGGCTAGGGGCTCAATGGCCCGACCCTTCCCATCCACCCTGGAGGAGGTAAAGGGGCCTGCCTGGCTCCCACCCCCTTAAGTGCACTTCTGAGACGTGGGGAAGCAGGGTGGGTACGTTTGGAGGCCTGAGGCAGATACCATCTTACAGAATACCTGTGGGTCCTCTATCCTCCAGGGGCGCCCCTATGGCTACCAGGGGCCAGCTGCACCCTGGGCATGAGTCTCTTGTTCCTCCCAGAGAGCTGCATCCTACGGGCTCCCTTCAGCAGGCCCTGGTGGGGGCTGTGCCTCCGGCTCCGACTTAGACTCTTCCCCCACTCCCGGAAGACCTGCCCCACAGAGCGCATGAAGCGATGGTAGCCATGCAGGAACCTGCAGCCCTCCAGCCTGCGCTGAAAGGTGTCTAAGGTGGGGGTGGGTGATGGAGAAGCCCCTGGGCTGGTTGGAGTGGGCTCAGTCGTCTCCGAGGAGCCTGGAAGGAGCTGTGCCATGCAGTGGATGTTGTTTTTGAACCCGCGAATGTTCAGCTTCACCACACTCAGCATCTCCAAGTCCTGGGCTTTGGGGATGTCCTGC is a genomic window of Vulpes vulpes isolate BD-2025 chromosome 10, VulVul3, whole genome shotgun sequence containing:
- the OSM gene encoding oncostatin-M, which gives rise to MQAQLLWRTLPSLVLGLLFLSMPAMGSCSDKYPELLGQLQKQADFMQHTNTLLDLYIRSQGLDKNGLKEHCRERPGAFPSKDALQRLSRRVFLRTLDTTLGHVLLRLAALEQDIPKAQDLEMLSVVKLNIRGFKNNIHCMAQLLPGSSETTEPTPTSPGASPSPTPTLDTFQRRLEGCRFLHGYHRFMRSVGQVFREWGKSLSRSRRHSPHQGLLKGARRMQLSGRNKRLMPRVQLAPGSHRGAPGG